A single Desulfobaculum xiamenense DNA region contains:
- a CDS encoding motility protein A has protein sequence MDLATLIGIVLSFGLVAAAIVTGGSPLIFVNIPSVLIVVGGTIGATMVNYPLSHILGVMGVIKKTFFAGMESPAEIIEKFMDYANRARREGILSLEPLIKEIDDHFLKKGLQLTVDGLEPQTIQEILETEISYLEDRHSIGAEICSTLGAFAPAMGMIGTVIGLVQMLQTMSDPSTIGPAMAVALLTTFYGAVLANLVFNPMAGKLKTRSKEEVLLKEMVMHGILSISKGENPRIIEEKLNSFLPPRDRRQEG, from the coding sequence ATGGATCTTGCGACGCTCATCGGAATCGTGCTTTCCTTCGGACTGGTGGCGGCGGCCATCGTCACCGGAGGCAGCCCCCTCATCTTCGTCAACATCCCCTCGGTGCTCATCGTGGTGGGCGGGACCATCGGCGCGACCATGGTCAACTATCCGCTCAGCCACATCCTCGGCGTGATGGGCGTCATCAAGAAGACCTTCTTCGCCGGCATGGAAAGCCCCGCCGAAATCATCGAAAAATTCATGGATTACGCCAACCGCGCACGGCGCGAGGGCATCCTGTCGCTGGAGCCGCTCATCAAGGAAATCGACGACCATTTCCTGAAGAAGGGCCTGCAGCTCACGGTCGACGGTCTCGAACCGCAGACCATTCAGGAAATCCTCGAAACGGAGATCTCCTATCTGGAGGACAGGCACAGCATCGGCGCGGAAATCTGCTCCACCCTCGGCGCATTCGCCCCAGCCATGGGCATGATCGGCACCGTCATCGGTCTGGTGCAGATGCTCCAGACCATGAGCGACCCGAGCACCATCGGCCCGGCCATGGCCGTGGCGCTTCTGACCACGTTCTACGGCGCAGTGCTCGCCAACCTCGTCTTCAACCCCATGGCGGGCAAGCTAAAGACGAGAAGCAAGGAAGAGGTGCTGCTCAAGGAAATGGTGATGCACGGCATCCTTTCCATCTCCAAGGGCGAGAACCCCCGCATCATCGAGGAAAAGCTCAACAGCTTCCTGCCGCCCAGAGATCGCCGGCAGGAGGGTTGA
- a CDS encoding YggS family pyridoxal phosphate-dependent enzyme yields the protein MISDIEAQGIRDRLAGTLDAVAEAARVSGRRPEDVALVAISKFHPADAVRAAYEGGQRHFGENYIQEALAKQDELADIDISWHFTGRLQSNKAKFVPDRFGLLHTLDGSKLAQALHKRLAATCAPTLDVLIEVNLGGEGQKAGVEESELSALAEEVLGLSTLRLRGLMLLPPFDLTPEQRRPLFARLRELRDKLEPSLGAKLPDLSMGMTDDFPEAVMEGATIVRVGTRIFGPRPVKQ from the coding sequence ATGATTTCCGATATCGAGGCGCAGGGCATCCGCGATCGACTGGCCGGAACACTCGACGCCGTGGCCGAGGCGGCACGCGTTTCCGGGCGCAGGCCCGAGGACGTGGCGCTGGTGGCCATCTCCAAGTTCCACCCCGCTGACGCGGTGCGTGCGGCCTACGAGGGCGGGCAGCGCCACTTCGGCGAAAACTACATTCAGGAAGCCCTGGCCAAGCAGGACGAGTTGGCGGATATCGACATCTCGTGGCACTTCACGGGGCGTCTGCAAAGCAACAAGGCCAAGTTCGTGCCCGACCGCTTCGGCCTCCTCCATACGCTGGACGGCTCCAAGCTGGCCCAAGCCTTGCATAAACGCCTTGCGGCAACATGTGCCCCCACGCTGGACGTGCTCATCGAGGTCAACCTCGGGGGCGAGGGCCAGAAGGCGGGAGTGGAGGAGAGCGAGCTTTCCGCTCTGGCCGAGGAGGTTCTCGGCCTGTCCACGCTCCGGCTACGCGGGCTCATGCTGCTGCCGCCCTTCGACCTGACGCCGGAGCAGCGCCGTCCGCTCTTCGCGCGGCTGCGCGAACTGCGGGACAAGCTGGAGCCCAGCCTCGGCGCGAAGCTGCCGGACTTGTCCATGGGTATGACCGACGACTTCCCCGAGGCCGTCATGGAAGGGGCGACCATCGTGCGAGTGGGAACGCGCATCTTCGGGCCACGGCCCGTCAAACAGTAG
- the topA gene encoding type I DNA topoisomerase: MSKNLIIVESPAKVKTIKKFLGRQYAVEASVGHVRDLPDKKLGVDEESFEPEYQIIPGKEKVVNKLTSAAAKAETIYLAPDPDREGEAIAWHVARILRDSNGEATIQRIQFNEITSRAVKEALEHPRELDEDLFNSQQARRVLDRLVGYKVSPLLWKKVKRGISAGRVQSVALRLVVDREKERRAFEPEEYWVLKVRLAGDTPPPFEADLWKVGGKPAKVGSGDQAAAVEAAVRSGAFSVESVEEKERRRQPLPPFITSTLQQEANRRLGFSAKRTMSTAQRLYEGVDLGERGTTALITYMRTDSVRIANDARDAAKDFIVERFGADFYPPKARQFKTKASAQDAHEAIRPVDVEITPDDVKALLPADQFKLYKLVWERFVASQMAAATFWDTTVTVRAAGEGVDASMETLWRTKGERMLFPGFLTVYSPSGNGEAEAELPKLAAGQDLTLEDFQKEQKFTQPPPRYSEASLVKELEEKGIGRPSTYAAIISTLLAREYVQLTDKRFIPTDLGAVVSDLLTEHFETLLDVGFTASMEESLDRVATGEQDWIALLKDFTTDFYPTLDRARDNMARVKTGLQTEMPCEVCGKPMVIKFGRAGTFLACSGYPGCTNTKNFTRNEQGDIEIIEKAKAESEKLGRKCPECGGELVLKRARTGSRFIACDNYPDCTYTEPFTTGITCPKCGQGELVEKSSRRGKLFFSCSRYPDCDYAQWNPPVAEACPDCGFPVLERKNTRARGEHLACPNKDCKYTRALTEEDA; this comes from the coding sequence ATGAGCAAGAATCTAATCATCGTCGAGTCACCGGCCAAGGTGAAGACCATCAAGAAGTTCCTCGGACGGCAGTACGCCGTCGAGGCCAGCGTCGGCCACGTCCGCGATTTGCCGGACAAAAAGCTCGGCGTGGACGAGGAATCCTTCGAGCCGGAGTACCAGATCATTCCGGGCAAGGAAAAGGTCGTGAACAAGCTGACCTCCGCCGCCGCCAAGGCCGAGACCATCTATCTCGCGCCCGACCCGGACCGCGAGGGAGAGGCCATCGCGTGGCATGTCGCCAGAATCCTGCGCGACAGCAACGGCGAAGCGACCATCCAGCGTATCCAGTTCAACGAGATCACGTCCCGTGCCGTCAAGGAGGCGCTGGAACATCCCCGCGAACTCGACGAGGATCTTTTCAATTCCCAGCAGGCGCGGCGCGTTCTTGACCGCCTCGTGGGCTACAAGGTCTCTCCCCTTCTATGGAAGAAGGTGAAGCGCGGCATCTCCGCCGGGCGTGTGCAGTCCGTGGCCCTGCGGCTGGTGGTGGACCGCGAGAAGGAACGCCGGGCCTTCGAGCCCGAAGAGTATTGGGTGCTCAAGGTCCGTCTCGCCGGAGACACGCCCCCGCCCTTCGAGGCCGACCTGTGGAAGGTGGGCGGCAAGCCCGCCAAGGTCGGCTCCGGCGATCAGGCAGCGGCCGTGGAGGCCGCCGTGCGTTCCGGCGCGTTCAGCGTGGAGTCCGTGGAAGAGAAGGAACGCCGCAGGCAGCCCTTGCCGCCGTTCATTACCTCCACCCTGCAGCAGGAGGCCAACCGCCGTCTCGGCTTCTCGGCCAAGCGCACCATGAGCACCGCTCAGCGTCTGTACGAGGGCGTGGACCTCGGCGAGCGAGGCACCACCGCGCTCATTACCTACATGCGTACCGACTCGGTGCGCATCGCCAACGATGCCCGCGACGCCGCCAAGGATTTCATCGTCGAGCGCTTCGGTGCGGACTTCTATCCGCCCAAGGCCCGGCAGTTCAAGACCAAGGCCTCCGCGCAGGACGCCCACGAGGCCATCCGTCCCGTCGATGTGGAGATCACTCCGGATGACGTGAAGGCCCTGCTGCCCGCCGATCAGTTCAAGCTCTATAAGCTCGTTTGGGAGCGCTTCGTGGCGTCGCAGATGGCGGCGGCGACCTTCTGGGATACCACCGTCACCGTGCGCGCCGCCGGAGAGGGCGTGGATGCGTCCATGGAGACCCTGTGGCGCACCAAGGGCGAGCGCATGCTCTTCCCCGGCTTCCTCACCGTGTACAGCCCGTCGGGCAACGGCGAGGCCGAGGCGGAACTGCCCAAGCTCGCGGCCGGACAGGACCTCACCCTCGAAGACTTCCAGAAGGAACAGAAGTTCACCCAGCCGCCGCCGCGCTACAGCGAAGCGTCACTGGTCAAGGAGTTGGAGGAGAAGGGCATCGGCCGTCCGTCGACCTATGCGGCCATCATCTCCACACTGCTGGCGCGCGAGTACGTGCAACTCACGGACAAGCGTTTCATTCCTACGGACCTTGGTGCCGTGGTCAGCGACCTGCTCACCGAGCACTTCGAGACGCTCCTCGACGTCGGCTTCACGGCCAGCATGGAGGAGAGCCTCGACCGCGTGGCCACTGGCGAGCAGGACTGGATCGCCCTGCTCAAGGACTTCACCACGGACTTCTACCCCACCCTCGACCGGGCGCGGGACAACATGGCCCGTGTGAAGACCGGTCTCCAGACTGAGATGCCCTGTGAGGTGTGTGGCAAGCCCATGGTCATCAAGTTCGGGCGCGCGGGGACTTTCCTCGCCTGCTCCGGCTATCCGGGCTGCACCAATACTAAGAACTTCACCCGCAACGAACAGGGCGACATCGAGATCATCGAGAAGGCCAAGGCCGAATCCGAGAAGCTCGGTCGCAAGTGCCCGGAATGCGGCGGCGAGCTTGTGCTCAAGCGTGCGCGGACCGGCAGCCGCTTCATCGCCTGCGATAACTACCCGGACTGCACCTATACGGAGCCGTTTACCACGGGCATCACTTGTCCCAAGTGCGGACAGGGCGAGCTGGTGGAGAAGTCCTCGCGGCGCGGCAAGCTGTTCTTCTCGTGCAGCCGCTACCCGGATTGCGACTACGCCCAGTGGAATCCGCCCGTGGCCGAGGCATGCCCGGACTGCGGCTTCCCCGTGCTGGAGCGCAAGAACACCCGAGCACGCGGCGAGCACCTGGCCTGT
- the era gene encoding GTPase Era, protein MTHRFGTVVLLGPPNAGKSTLLNGILGQKVAIVSPKPQTTRNQITGILTDPDAQIMFLDTPGVHRLSGRMNRFLLQAAWNAAESADVMVVMADADLYAKKPYLLEKEMQPLVKRVAGTQQPVFLALNKIDLVKDKAALLPLMQFFSSTWPNAEIIPVSAATNEGVDRLLASVKQCLPECPPMFPEDQVSTVPLRFMASETIREKLFLGLRHELPYTTAVEIEEWSEDDHMVTISAVIYVTRDNHKAMVIGKGGQNLKDIGQKARKELKTLIEKKVHLELWVKVRSGWTEDVSFLQAIGLTGGMED, encoded by the coding sequence ATGACGCACCGTTTCGGAACCGTGGTCCTTCTTGGCCCGCCCAACGCAGGAAAATCCACCCTGCTCAATGGCATCCTCGGCCAGAAGGTGGCCATCGTCAGCCCCAAACCCCAGACCACCCGCAACCAGATCACCGGCATCCTCACCGATCCGGACGCCCAGATCATGTTTCTGGACACCCCGGGCGTACACCGCCTGTCCGGCAGGATGAACCGCTTTCTGCTGCAGGCGGCCTGGAACGCGGCGGAATCCGCCGACGTGATGGTTGTCATGGCGGATGCGGATCTCTACGCCAAGAAGCCGTATCTGCTTGAAAAGGAGATGCAGCCGCTGGTCAAACGCGTCGCCGGCACGCAGCAGCCCGTATTCCTCGCCCTCAACAAGATCGATCTGGTCAAGGACAAGGCCGCGCTGCTGCCGCTCATGCAATTCTTCTCCTCCACATGGCCCAACGCCGAGATCATCCCGGTGAGCGCCGCAACGAACGAAGGCGTAGACCGGCTGCTCGCGAGCGTCAAGCAGTGCCTGCCCGAGTGCCCGCCCATGTTCCCCGAGGATCAGGTCTCCACCGTGCCGCTGCGTTTCATGGCCTCGGAGACCATCCGCGAGAAGCTGTTCCTCGGCCTGCGCCACGAGCTTCCGTACACCACCGCCGTGGAGATCGAGGAATGGAGCGAAGACGACCACATGGTCACCATCTCCGCCGTGATCTACGTGACCAGGGACAACCACAAGGCCATGGTCATCGGCAAGGGGGGTCAGAACCTCAAGGACATCGGCCAGAAGGCCCGCAAGGAGCTGAAGACGCTCATTGAGAAAAAGGTTCACCTCGAACTGTGGGTCAAGGTCCGCAGTGGCTGGACCGAGGACGTCTCCTTCCTGCAGGCCATCGGGCTGACCGGCGGCATGGAGGACTAG
- a CDS encoding OmpA/MotB family protein, translating to MAREKKEQKPEGVPAWLVTFSDMMTLMLTFFVLLVSMSVMDERRKLVVLGSIVGTFGLGRDSYEVLSTQDKKRSVEPGPIETESTDDLEPLKALIWEDANEDLNFSSNRFVQVFSIADDVLFEPGGAILKPQGRQLLERALPVLFSVEYPILLAGHTSSLRDEEGTSYRVEDRGKSMDDSWRLSFARVMGIYRFLIEAGMDPAMLRVEAFGRYHPRYSELTAKDRRKNRRVDIILDKRNAKWLDRLGPTRKDAPSDEFRYKDFIFRFERRGMGQ from the coding sequence ATGGCACGAGAGAAGAAGGAGCAGAAGCCCGAAGGCGTCCCCGCATGGCTGGTCACGTTCTCCGACATGATGACCCTCATGCTGACGTTCTTCGTGCTTCTGGTGAGCATGAGCGTCATGGACGAGCGCCGCAAGCTGGTGGTGCTCGGTTCCATCGTCGGCACCTTCGGCCTCGGGCGCGACAGCTACGAGGTGCTCTCCACGCAGGACAAAAAGCGCTCCGTGGAACCCGGCCCCATCGAGACCGAAAGCACCGACGACCTCGAACCGCTCAAGGCGCTCATCTGGGAAGACGCCAACGAGGACCTGAACTTCTCCTCCAACCGCTTCGTGCAGGTGTTCTCCATCGCGGACGACGTGCTCTTCGAGCCGGGAGGAGCCATCCTCAAGCCGCAGGGGCGGCAACTGCTCGAACGCGCCCTGCCCGTACTCTTTTCGGTGGAATACCCCATCCTGCTGGCCGGGCACACCTCGTCCCTGCGCGACGAGGAGGGCACGAGCTACCGCGTGGAAGATCGCGGCAAATCCATGGACGATTCGTGGCGGCTGTCCTTCGCGCGGGTGATGGGCATCTACCGCTTCCTCATTGAGGCGGGCATGGACCCGGCCATGCTGCGCGTGGAGGCCTTCGGGCGCTACCATCCGCGCTACAGCGAGCTCACGGCCAAAGACCGGCGTAAGAACCGCCGCGTAGACATCATCCTCGACAAGCGCAACGCCAAGTGGCTCGACAGGCTCGGCCCCACGCGCAAGGACGCGCCCTCGGACGAATTCCGCTACAAGGACTTCATCTTCCGCTTCGAACGCCGGGGCATGGGACAGTAG
- a CDS encoding OmpA/MotB family protein, translated as MAKKKKKGGGGMSGDEWLITFGDLVTLLLTFFVLLLSMASMDRSTLSRITIFSDDIGFLSYRSAGRVPQHIKFIIDALDKPWEVLEKQQRIKDLLFPDDILPEELSRSTLNENLHVLERPEGVALVLTDKLLFSTGSAQLGPQARPILTAIGEVLQYMSAPINVSGYTDSVGGDAAGNYRLSGERALAVLQHFLSQGIPGERFSVSGYGPNWPIADNASTDGRAQNRRVEILLKTTPWLGAYTQ; from the coding sequence ATGGCCAAGAAGAAGAAAAAGGGCGGCGGCGGAATGTCTGGCGACGAATGGCTCATCACCTTCGGCGACCTCGTCACCCTGCTTTTGACATTTTTCGTGCTCCTGCTCAGTATGGCGTCCATGGATCGCAGCACACTGTCGAGGATCACCATCTTCAGCGATGACATAGGATTCTTGTCCTATCGTAGCGCGGGCAGGGTGCCCCAGCACATCAAGTTCATCATCGATGCGCTGGACAAGCCATGGGAAGTGCTCGAAAAGCAGCAGCGGATCAAGGATCTGCTATTCCCGGACGACATTCTACCCGAGGAACTGAGCCGCAGCACCCTCAACGAGAACCTGCACGTTCTCGAACGCCCGGAAGGCGTGGCGCTGGTGCTCACGGACAAGCTGCTGTTCTCCACGGGCAGCGCGCAGCTCGGTCCGCAGGCACGGCCGATCCTCACCGCCATCGGAGAGGTGCTGCAATACATGAGCGCCCCGATCAACGTCTCCGGCTACACAGACAGCGTGGGCGGGGATGCGGCGGGCAACTACCGGCTGTCCGGCGAGCGCGCCCTCGCGGTGCTGCAACACTTCCTGTCGCAGGGCATCCCCGGCGAGAGATTTTCCGTATCCGGCTATGGCCCCAACTGGCCCATCGCCGACAACGCCAGCACGGACGGCCGCGCCCAGAACCGGCGCGTGGAGA